The Mesorhizobium loti DNA segment CGCATGGGTCTCGGCATGCGGCATGTCGAAGGAGCCGCCCAGCGTGTGGCAGATCTTGTGATGCAGCGCCATGCCGACTGTGCCGAGCACCGTGCCGCACAGCCAGGCGCCGTAGAGTGCGTCGCCACGGGCATCGAGATTCCTGGGTTCTCTCACCAGAACGGGGAGAGCCGCCTTCAGGGCACGCAGTCCCTCGCTCGCCATCAGCGTCGAGATCGGATTGCGGTCCTGGGCGTAAAGCGCTTCCGCCGCGTGCGCCATGGCATTGAGACCAGAGGTGACGCTCATCGCGACCGGCAGGCCGATGGTCAGTTCGGGATCATAGATCACCACTTCCGGCAGGATTTTCGCATCGCGTACCGTGGTCTTTTCGCCATGCTCGGTCTGGCCGAGGATCGGCGTCACTTCCGAGCCGGCATAGGTGGTCGGGATGACGATCTGCGGCAGGTCGGTGCGATACGCGATCGCCTTGCCGAGACCGGTGGTCGAGCCGCCGCCAAGCGCGACGACGCAGTCGGCCCTGACCTCGGCTGCCTTGCGCATGGCGGCTTCGGTCACCTCGACGGGCGTGTGCATGGCAGCGCCCGAAAAGGTCCCGGCGGCCAGCGATCCAAGCCGCTTCGCCAGCGCCTCGCCATCGCCCGCTTGATGCGGCGTCGACAGCACCAGCGCGCGTTTGCAGCCGAGCTTTTCGATCCAGCTGCCGACCTGCGAGGCGGCGCCATTGCCGAAGACGATGTTTGCCGGGCTGCCGGAATAGGTGAACGTTCTTGTCATGCCGCCCCCTTGCGCGCCATCGCCATGACGAAGCTGTAGTCGAGCGACCAGCCGTCGCCAGTGCTAGAGCGCTTGAAGTCACCGACCAGTTCCGGCCTGACGCCGAACAGCGCGTCCTGGTCGAGGCGCGGGTCGGCACGATCGAACACTTGCGTGGTCAGAGTCTCGAAATTGTCGGCGCGTATGAGGAAGTGGATATGTGCAGGCCGGCTGAGAGGATAGTTCAGGCGGCCGAGCATCTGTCCGACAGGTCCATCGTCCGGCACGCCGTAGCCGTCGGGCTTGACGGTGCGGTAGTGGAAGCGGCCGTCTCTGTCGGTGATGAAGACGCCGCGCAGATTATATTCCGGCTGCAGGTCGGGCTGCTGGTTCTCGTAGAAACCTTGCGCGTTGGCTTGCCAGGTTTCGACCATTGCTCCCGCTATCGGCATGCCGTCGAGATCGGTCACCCGCCCCGACACGATGAGCGGCGCGCCGGCGCGATCGAGCGAAATGTCGGCGCCGTGCGGCAGCCTTGGCGCATCGGGGCGATAGAAGGGACCGCGCCCGGTGTTGGGCGTCGCGCCGTTCGGGCGGCGGGAGTTGATGTCCTCGACCAGCGCGGTGACGCCGAGCAGGTCCGACAGCAGCACCCATTCCTGCCTTTTGTCGTCGCTGGCATGGCCGATTTCGGTGAGGAAGGCGATGGCCTGGCGCCAGTCCGCCGCGGTCGGTCGGGTTTCCCTGACGATCTGATGGAGGTGGTCGACGACAACAGCGAGAAAACGCGGCAGCGGCCCGGCCTTCGCCTTGAGCAGGCGCTGGGCGACCATCTCGGCCGAGTTGGCCTCGCTGAATGGTGGGATACCGGTCTGTGACATGCTCCTCCCCGGTTTCATCTCACCGGGGAACATTAACGCGGGCCAAAGACGAAGATGATGATTTCTGCCAGATTTAATATACCATATCGTTATGAAGCTCGATGAGAGGCATTTGATTCAGCTGGCAGCGGTGGTGCAGGCGGGCGGCGTCACCGAAGGCGCCGCGCTTATCGGCCTGTCGCAGCCGGCCGTGTCGCGTACTTTGTCGATGCTGGAAAAGCGGCTGGGCGAACCATTGTTTCTGAAAGGCCGCCGGCCGTTGCAGCCGACGCCACTCGGCAAGGCGCTTGCCGATCATGGCCAGGTGATGCTGACGGCCTCGCTCAAGGCCTCCGACATCGTCGCCAATTTCAGCCAGGGCCGTTCCGGCGTGGTGCGGGTCGGCGGCACGCCGTTTTTCATGGATGCGCTGATCTCCGGCATGATCGCCGATTTCCAGAACGCCTATCCCGATGTGCGCGTCGACCAGAGCTATGGCTATCTCACGGACCTGCGCGCCGCCATCAACGCCGACCGCATCGACCTTGCCGTTTGTCCGATCGACATACTGGAGGAAGGGTCAGGGATGGAGTTCCGCGAGATCCTGCCCGGCCGCAATGTCGTCGCCTGTCGCGCCACGCATCCATTGCTGCTGCGGCGCAAGCTCAAGACCGGCGACCTGCTCGATTATCCCTGGATCGCGCCGCCGCCGGGCAGCCCGCTGCTGGAAGATCTGCGCAGCCTGCTGTTGTCGCTCGGCGCCACCGAGATAAAGATCCGCTATTCCGGCGGATCGCTGACCAGCGCCGTCAACTACATGAAGGAGACTGATGCGCTGACCGTGCTGCCGCACAGCGTGGTCTTTGCCTTTCGCAAGGACAAGTCGATCACGGCGCTTCCCGTTGCCATTCCGCATCCCGAGCGGGCGCTCGGCCTGCTTCGGCGCGCCGACACCCCGCGCGCACCGGCCGTCGATGCCTTCGCCAAACACATCCGCCAGAGCTTCGACAACCTCAAGCACCTGATCAAGCGCCATGAGCAGGCGGTAGTCTGGGGCATGTGAACTGCATTCATGCTGCGCAGGCTGTTTGATTCAGCGAGCCCAGCCTGACATAGAATTCGCGCATGAACATAAATGGTATCTGTGATCCACGCTTTGCCGCCGTTGGCGAGGCATTCGCCGAATGTTTTGCCCAAGGGCTGGAACATGGCGGTGGCGTATCCGCCGTCGTCCACGGCAAGACTGTCGTCGATCTGTGGGGAGGCCACGCGGATGCCGCGCGCACCCGCCCTTGGCGGCAGGACACGCTGATCAATGTCTGGTCCTCCACCAAAGGCGTCGTGGCGCTGGCGATCGCAATGTTGGTGGAGCGCGGCAGGCTGGATTATGCCGCACCCATTGCCCGCTACTGGCCGGAATTCGCGGCCAGCGGCAAGGAGCGCATCACGCTCGATCAGGTGATGTCGCACCAGGCCGGGCTGAATGGTCTTGCCGTGCCGATGGACGAAGCGGGAATGTTCGCGTGGACGCCGTTTGTCGACGCGCTTGCGGCCATGTCGCCGCTATGGGAGCCTGGCAGCCGCTGCATCTATCACGCCCTGACCTATGGCCACCTTGCCGGCGAAGTGCTGCGCTGCGTCGACGGGCGAAGCATCGGCCGCTTCATCGCGGAAGAGATCGCAGGCCCGCTCGGAGCCGACTTTCATGTCGGTCTGCCGGACCGCGAGGATTCCAGGGTCGCCGAGATGATCGAGGGTCCCAGGACTTCGGACTGGGTCGAGTTCGTTCGCGCTTCGCCATTTCCCCACGCAAGCGACAATCCGGCGCCGCGTGCATTGGCCCCCAACGACCGCGTCTGGCGCGCCGCCGAGGTGCCGGGCGGCAATGGCCAGTCGACGGCGCATGCCCTGGCACGTATCTACGGCATGATGGCAGCAGGCGGGGTCTGGGAGGGCAAAGCTCTGATCGGCCGCGCGGCGATCGAGGAAGCAACGCACCTGCGCATTCGCGGCATGGATGACAGCTTCGCGGTTCCAACGGCCTTCGCCGCCGGCTATCAGATGGAGGATCCGGTCTATGCCGGCCGTGCGTCGCCGCAAACCTTCGGCCACACCGGCTGGGGCGGCGCCATCGGCTTTGCCGATCCCGGTGCCGGCGTCGGGTTCGGCTATGTCACCAACCGCATGCTGGGCTTTGACGATTTGGACCCACGCCGCAAACTGTTGATCGACGCCGTTTACGACTCGCTCTGACTGAATGGCGCAAGGTCAGCCGGGTTGCTGCATGCCGGAACGAAAACTGACCCTGGTCCGCGCCGTCGGCTTGCCGCCTTCGGGTCGTTCGAGACGTATAGCTCCCGCAATCTCTTGGCACTCCCAACAAAAGCTGTGGCTAATCCCTCTCCCACACCCCCGCAAATATCCGCATCGCCACACCATCTGTAGTAGTCTCGCCTTGAATACCTCGGCCGAGAATCAGCCGGGGCGGCGGGTGGTTGATTGTGGCGACACTCAACGCGCAATTTCTGGATTTTTTCGACTGGTGGCTCGATGAGCTGCGAGGGGTCCGGACGCGGGTTGTTGCCAGGAAAGAACAAGCCTCCACCGCCGACTGGATCGTCAGCCTGGCGGATGACGGCATTCGCGTGCGGGAGGCCAATGCGCCGGAGTTTCAGTCGATCCCCTTGGCGCTGACTGCTTCCTCGGATGAGATCCTGGCATTGCTCCAGGGTGGCGCTCGGCGCAGGCGGCCGAGCTTCGATATCAGGGTCCAGCCCGGCCTGGTCCTGACCCGGCAACTGGCGGCTCGCCGGCTGCCGCTTCGGCAGGCACGCGACATGGCCGAACTCGACCTTCTGGCTGCGACGCCGATCGACCCGGCGCAGGTGCATGTCATCTTCGCCACGGCTGCGGAACAGGACAGCGCCTACCATGTCGTCAAGGCCAAGACGCTTGCCGCCGTGCTGGACGCGGTCCGCCGGGCGGGTGGCTCGGTCCGCTGCCTGTCGCTGCCGCGGCCGGCCGGCACGCTGCACGCCGATCCGCTCAGCCTTGCCGCCATCTGGCCGCCGACGGCGCGTGACCGGCGCGCCAGGACTGCATGGATCACGGCCATTTCGGTGCTGGCCGGGGCCGTGCTGGTGACCTTCGCGCATGCGCATTGGCGCGCCTGGCAGGCCGAGGCCGAACTGGACATGCAGATCGCCGATGCGCAGGTGCTGGCCAAGGCGGCGCGAACCTCGCTGCAGAAGCGCCAGGCCGGCATAGAGCGGATCGAGAAGATCCGTCAGGAAAAGAAGACGACGGCATCGCTGGTGCGCGTCTGGGCCGAGCTGACGCATCTGCTGCCCGACACGGCATGGTTGACCGATCTCTCGGCCAAGGGCGACGACCTGACCATTTCCGGCTTTTCCACTTCGGCCGCCGAACTGATCCAGCCGATCGACGCCTCGCCGCTATTTTCGGCGCCTGAATTCGCATCACCCGTGGTCAAGGTTCCCGGTCAGGACGGCGAGCACTTCACCATTTCGGCAAAGATCGGAGCGCTCTGACCATGCTCTCCGCCATCCTCAACACGAGGCCGACGATCCGCCGCCTGATTGCGCTGGCGCTCGCCGTAGTCACGGCCTGTATGCTTGCCTGGGTGGTGTTCGCGGCGTTCGACAGCGTCGCCTCCGCACAGGCCGGGATCGAGGAAAAGCGCGAGCTTCTCGGCCAGTTGCAGAGCGTGGCGGCCCTGGCAAAGCGCCTCGATAGCGCCGCAAGTCCGCAAGCCCCGGCCAATCCCGAATTTCTCACCGGCGGCAGCGAAGCGATTATCCGCGGCGGGCTGCAAACCCGCCTGAACGCGATTGCCGCCGCCAATGGGGTCAGCGTGCTGTCAGCCGGCAATGCACCGGTGCTGAGCGAGGCCGGCGTCGATTTCATCGGGCTGCGGGCCAATTTGTCCGGGCCGCTGGAAGGCATCCACAACGCCATCCTCGCCATCGAGACGTCGCTGCCGGTGCTGTTCATTCGCGAGGCCACCTTGCGCACCACCGATGTCAGGCCCGCGGCGGGGCGAACCGGCGACCCCGAGCTTTTTGCCGAGATCCTGTTTTACGGGCCGCTGCAAACGCAGATGGCGCCCGCCGGGGTCAAACCATGACCGGGAAATTCGCAGGCCTGGCGATTGCGGCTGTGATCGCGGCCCTCGCTTTGGTCAATGTCGCGCTTTACGACACACCTGTCGACATCACACCGGTCGCCTCCGGCAAGGGCCATGATGGCGGCCCGACCTCGGTGGCGGGATCGCTGCAATTTCCCGAAGCTGGCGATCTCAGCGAGACGTTTCAGCGTCCGCTGTTCACGCCGACACGCCGGAAATTCGTGCCGCCGCCGGTCGCGCCGCCACCGCCGGTGGAGGTTGCCGTTGCCCCGGTCGCGCCGGCACCGGCGCCGCCGCCACCCGAAGCCCCGCCGGCCGTCGCGCCATCGCTTCTGGGCATCAGCATTCAGGGCGGAGCGGCAAAGGCGCTGCTGCGCGTCGCCGGCAGCGGGGCCGCGGTCTGGTATGGCAATGGCGAGACCGTCGACGGCTGGACGGTGTCGGCGATCGACAAGGATCAGGCCGTGCTGGAGCGGGATGGCAAGGTGGCACGCATCCCGCTTTATCCGCCCTGGAAGAGTGGCCCACCAACTCCGAATGCCCCGGAACTATGAGCGACCGCGCCGCCCATGACAGCGCCAATGAAAGCGCAGCGGACGACAGCGGAGGCGCCGGCTTTTCGCTGGTTGCCGTGCTGGTGTTCATGCTGATCGTCTCGGCAATCGTCGTCCCCTTTGCCGTGATGGCCAAAACGCGGCTGATGATCGCCAACAACGAGGTCGAGCAGGAGCGCCTGTCGCTGCTTGCCGAAGGCCTCGGCAATGTGGTCGCGAGCGCATTGACCGGCGGCTCAGGCGCGGAAAAGTTTCCGCTGGATTCCACACCGACAGCATGCCAGTCGGGAGAGTTCAGTTTCAATGTGCGCGTCCAGGATCACGGCGGACTGATCGACCTCAATGCCGCGGATGAGAGCCTGCTGGCGCTTGGCTTTGCAGCGCTCGGCTTCGAGCAGCAGCCATCGGATGAGCTGGCCAAGGCCGCCATCCGGTTTCGCGACAGCGCCAAGCTGTTCGCCGGCCTGCCGCAATCAAGAAGCGCCGTCGGACCGCCGGAAGACAAGCAGGCGCCGTTTGAATCGGTGTCCGAACTGCAGGAGTTTTCGGCCCTGTCGTCGATAAAACTGCAGGCCCTGAATGGTGTTTTCACGGTCAACTCGAAGCGCGGCACGATCAGCGCCGATCGCGCGCCAAGCCGTCTTCGCGCCGCCCTTGCCGGTGGCTCCAGCGCTTCGGTCGTTCAGGCGTCGGCCGAACCATCGGCCTACACGGTCGACGTGGTGGTGAGACGGGACGGCTCCGGGATCGCAGGCGAGGCCGGGTTCATCATCGAGAAATCTGCGACAGGCGGGGCATTCCCACGCGTCGCCCGAAGCCCGGCCAGCGAAGCCGGCGCCCTGCTGCCAGTCGCCAGTACGGCTGACTGCGAAGTGCTTTTCGGCACTGAGGCTGCGCAGATCCTGCGGGGATGGAGCTCATGAACGCTGCCGTCCAGACAAAGGGGATAGAGGCGTTTCTCGCCTTTCTCGAGGGCGAGAAAGTACTGACCGCGCATGCCGCCCAACGCGCGCTCGGGGCATCGCGAACATCGGGGCATCCGTTCGATACGGTGATGACGGAACTCGGGCTGATCGGCGAGCAGGACCTAGCCAACAGCCTCAGTCGTTATCTCGAGGCGCCGATGCCGGTCGAGATTCCCGAACAGATCGGCCCCGAGATGCTGGCAAGCGTACCGCTGGCCTATCTCAGGGAAAACGCCATCTTGCCGCTGCAGATGGACGCCGAGCGGCTGGTTGTCGCCGTCGCCGATCCTTTCTCCTCGGCCACCATCGACGCACTGGCCTTCCACTATGAGCGGACGCTGGCGCTGCGCATCTTGCCAAGGCGCATGATCGCCGAACACATCGATCGCATCGAGCAATCGGCCATGGCTGCTGTTTCAAATGGCGGCGGCAGCGGCGAAACCCTGGATTTCGGCCCCGACGACCTCGAGCGGTTGAAGGATTTTGCCCGTGAGGCGCCGATCGTGCGCTTCGTCGCCGAGACCATCCACAAGGCGGTCGACGCAAGGGCCACTGACATTCACATCGAGCCGCTCGAGGATCACGTTCGCATCCGCTTCAGGCATGACGGCATGCTGTCCACCGTCGATACCGCCTCGATCGCTATGCTGTCCGGCATCTCCACCCGCATCAAGATCCTGTCGCGGCTCAACATTGCCGAACGGCGCCTGCCGCAGGACGGACGCATGCGCATTGCCGTGCGCGGCAGGGATGTCGACCTGCGCGTCTCGGTCATTCCCTCCATTCACGGCGAGGCCATCGTGCTTCGCATTCTCGACCGCGCCGGCGTTGAACTGAAACTGGAGAAACTCGGCTTCGACGCTGCCGCGCAGGCGAAGATCCGCAACATGTCGCAAGCTGCCAACGGCATCGTGCTGATCACCGGACCGACCGGCAGCGGCAAGACGACGACGCTCTATTCGATCCTGGCCGAACGCTCGCGGCCGGATGTCAAGATTTTCACGGTCGAGGATCCGGTCGAATACCGCATGGCCGGCATCACCCAGCTGCAGGTCAATCCGGCGATCGACCTCGACTTCGCGGCCGCCTTGCGCTCGATCCTGCGCCAGGACCCCGACATCATCCTGCTCGGTGAAATCCGTGACCGCGAGACGGCGCAGGTCGCGGTCCAGGCGGCCTTGACCGGCCATCTCGTCTTCTCGACGTTGCACACCAACAGCGCCGCAGGCGCGCTGACGCGCCTGCGCGACATGGGCATCGATGGCTATCTGCTCGGCGCCACGATCCGCGGCGTCATTGCGCAGCGGCTGTTGCGCCGTATCTGCCCGACTTGCCACGGCGCCGAGCAGACCGGCCCGGCCTGCCGCACCTGCAACGGCTCCGGTTACAGCGGCCGCACGGTGACCTATGAAATGCTGCAAGTGTCGCCACGCATTGCCGAGCTTATCGACCAGGGTGCCGGCGAAATGGAGATCGGCCGCATTGCAGCCGAGGACGACCTCGTGCCGATGTCGGCCCACGCAACCGCCCTTGCGCGATCGCAGGTGACCACGATGGACGAAGTCCGTCGGGTCATCGATCTCGCGGGAGGTGACTGATGCCGGCCTTCGCCTATCGCGCCTATCTGGCCGACGGCTCGACGGAAGCCGGCGTTCTCGATGCATCGACCAAACAGGACGCCGCGCGCAAATTGGCGCAGCAGGGCCGCCGATCCTACCATCTTGCCCCTGTGAACAGCGAAAGGCCGCAGCTTCGCCTGCCCGGGCGCAGCGCGCTGACGCTGACGCGCAGGGTCGACCTCAGCCGCTTGTTTTCCGAACTTTCGGTGCTTCTGAATGCCGGCTTCACGGTCGACCGTGCCTTGGGCGCGGTCATCTCCGGCGAAGCCAACCGGCAGCGGCGCCAGCAGCTGCAAGCGGTGCTCGATCTGACGACCGGCGGCCGGCCGATCGCCGAGGCCTTTGCCGCCCTGCCGGGCATCACCCCGGATATTGCCGCGCTGCTTGCCAGCGGCGAGCGCAGTGGCAAGATGGCTTATATCTGCCAGCGGCTGGCGGACACGTTCGAGGCAACAGCCAAGCGCCGCGCGGCAATCGGCGAGGCGCTGGCCTATCCGGCCTTCCTGCTGCTGGTCATGAGCGGCGCGCTGGTCATCCTGGCAACGGTCCTGGTGCCGGCGCTGGAGCCGATCTTCGAGGGTTCATCCGCCCCCAAG contains these protein-coding regions:
- a CDS encoding general secretion pathway protein M; protein product: MLSAILNTRPTIRRLIALALAVVTACMLAWVVFAAFDSVASAQAGIEEKRELLGQLQSVAALAKRLDSAASPQAPANPEFLTGGSEAIIRGGLQTRLNAIAAANGVSVLSAGNAPVLSEAGVDFIGLRANLSGPLEGIHNAILAIETSLPVLFIREATLRTTDVRPAAGRTGDPELFAEILFYGPLQTQMAPAGVKP
- a CDS encoding maleylacetate reductase translates to MTRTFTYSGSPANIVFGNGAASQVGSWIEKLGCKRALVLSTPHQAGDGEALAKRLGSLAAGTFSGAAMHTPVEVTEAAMRKAAEVRADCVVALGGGSTTGLGKAIAYRTDLPQIVIPTTYAGSEVTPILGQTEHGEKTTVRDAKILPEVVIYDPELTIGLPVAMSVTSGLNAMAHAAEALYAQDRNPISTLMASEGLRALKAALPVLVREPRNLDARGDALYGAWLCGTVLGTVGMALHHKICHTLGGSFDMPHAETHAVMLPHTIGFNAVAVPELLKPVADLFGGSAGGGLHAFAGSVDAPLTLKELGLKQADLDRAAEIATKNPYWNPRPFDRAAIRALLQDAWEGRRPQD
- a CDS encoding type II secretion system protein E; amino-acid sequence: MNAAVQTKGIEAFLAFLEGEKVLTAHAAQRALGASRTSGHPFDTVMTELGLIGEQDLANSLSRYLEAPMPVEIPEQIGPEMLASVPLAYLRENAILPLQMDAERLVVAVADPFSSATIDALAFHYERTLALRILPRRMIAEHIDRIEQSAMAAVSNGGGSGETLDFGPDDLERLKDFAREAPIVRFVAETIHKAVDARATDIHIEPLEDHVRIRFRHDGMLSTVDTASIAMLSGISTRIKILSRLNIAERRLPQDGRMRIAVRGRDVDLRVSVIPSIHGEAIVLRILDRAGVELKLEKLGFDAAAQAKIRNMSQAANGIVLITGPTGSGKTTTLYSILAERSRPDVKIFTVEDPVEYRMAGITQLQVNPAIDLDFAAALRSILRQDPDIILLGEIRDRETAQVAVQAALTGHLVFSTLHTNSAAGALTRLRDMGIDGYLLGATIRGVIAQRLLRRICPTCHGAEQTGPACRTCNGSGYSGRTVTYEMLQVSPRIAELIDQGAGEMEIGRIAAEDDLVPMSAHATALARSQVTTMDEVRRVIDLAGGD
- a CDS encoding esterase is translated as MNINGICDPRFAAVGEAFAECFAQGLEHGGGVSAVVHGKTVVDLWGGHADAARTRPWRQDTLINVWSSTKGVVALAIAMLVERGRLDYAAPIARYWPEFAASGKERITLDQVMSHQAGLNGLAVPMDEAGMFAWTPFVDALAAMSPLWEPGSRCIYHALTYGHLAGEVLRCVDGRSIGRFIAEEIAGPLGADFHVGLPDREDSRVAEMIEGPRTSDWVEFVRASPFPHASDNPAPRALAPNDRVWRAAEVPGGNGQSTAHALARIYGMMAAGGVWEGKALIGRAAIEEATHLRIRGMDDSFAVPTAFAAGYQMEDPVYAGRASPQTFGHTGWGGAIGFADPGAGVGFGYVTNRMLGFDDLDPRRKLLIDAVYDSL
- a CDS encoding fimbrial assembly family protein, with translation MATLNAQFLDFFDWWLDELRGVRTRVVARKEQASTADWIVSLADDGIRVREANAPEFQSIPLALTASSDEILALLQGGARRRRPSFDIRVQPGLVLTRQLAARRLPLRQARDMAELDLLAATPIDPAQVHVIFATAAEQDSAYHVVKAKTLAAVLDAVRRAGGSVRCLSLPRPAGTLHADPLSLAAIWPPTARDRRARTAWITAISVLAGAVLVTFAHAHWRAWQAEAELDMQIADAQVLAKAARTSLQKRQAGIERIEKIRQEKKTTASLVRVWAELTHLLPDTAWLTDLSAKGDDLTISGFSTSAAELIQPIDASPLFSAPEFASPVVKVPGQDGEHFTISAKIGAL
- a CDS encoding LysR family transcriptional regulator; the encoded protein is MKLDERHLIQLAAVVQAGGVTEGAALIGLSQPAVSRTLSMLEKRLGEPLFLKGRRPLQPTPLGKALADHGQVMLTASLKASDIVANFSQGRSGVVRVGGTPFFMDALISGMIADFQNAYPDVRVDQSYGYLTDLRAAINADRIDLAVCPIDILEEGSGMEFREILPGRNVVACRATHPLLLRRKLKTGDLLDYPWIAPPPGSPLLEDLRSLLLSLGATEIKIRYSGGSLTSAVNYMKETDALTVLPHSVVFAFRKDKSITALPVAIPHPERALGLLRRADTPRAPAVDAFAKHIRQSFDNLKHLIKRHEQAVVWGM
- a CDS encoding intradiol ring-cleavage dioxygenase, which produces MSQTGIPPFSEANSAEMVAQRLLKAKAGPLPRFLAVVVDHLHQIVRETRPTAADWRQAIAFLTEIGHASDDKRQEWVLLSDLLGVTALVEDINSRRPNGATPNTGRGPFYRPDAPRLPHGADISLDRAGAPLIVSGRVTDLDGMPIAGAMVETWQANAQGFYENQQPDLQPEYNLRGVFITDRDGRFHYRTVKPDGYGVPDDGPVGQMLGRLNYPLSRPAHIHFLIRADNFETLTTQVFDRADPRLDQDALFGVRPELVGDFKRSSTGDGWSLDYSFVMAMARKGAA
- a CDS encoding general secretion protein F — translated: MPAFAYRAYLADGSTEAGVLDASTKQDAARKLAQQGRRSYHLAPVNSERPQLRLPGRSALTLTRRVDLSRLFSELSVLLNAGFTVDRALGAVISGEANRQRRQQLQAVLDLTTGGRPIAEAFAALPGITPDIAALLASGERSGKMAYICQRLADTFEATAKRRAAIGEALAYPAFLLLVMSGALVILATVLVPALEPIFEGSSAPKPFTMTMLSTFGIVFRDYPFVFPLAAVLGLLCYLLVSRSAGARRQLSHSVLKIPLIGALVRDAVVARYLETLALLLGNGVAMTEALGLAANVSRQSSLAASFATIEENVANGARLHGAIVKAGIFDHATMSLVSLGEEANALPVVLDRAAKMLQLTLTRRIDTVLKLLTPALTISLGFLVGSLVISVMTTILSINDLALQ